A window of the Apostichopus japonicus isolate 1M-3 chromosome 8, ASM3797524v1, whole genome shotgun sequence genome harbors these coding sequences:
- the LOC139971405 gene encoding phytanoyl-CoA dioxygenase, peroxisomal-like → MASSRLKTLERHLKSSTDDVQITLNDLNSLYSHSQRPIEYVKKNSHLSEEQIEFYNKNGFLVIKNLVSDDKLHRYKKRFEEICRGDVKVPGLIVMKDVSIISSEYVTGEKAINKIQELYNDPILFEYCCLPEILHYVTCFTGPNIKAMHSMLINKPPDPGTLTSRHPLHQDLYYFPFRPAENIVASWTAMEKVNRANGCLVVVPGSHKGDLLDHGYPDWEMGVNKLYHGIQSFDPSMPRVHLEMEKGDTVFFHPLLIHGSGSNKTSGFRKAISCHYASSDCSYIDVRGTNQEKVKQEADEVILKKYGPDVEVAFEDVWRLRSRLVQGEDLSM, encoded by the exons ATGGCATCCTCACGGTTAAAGACTCTCGAGAGGCACCTAAAATCATCAACTGATGATGTGCAGATC ACACTAAATGATCTGAACTCGCTGTATTCTCACAGTCAAAGACCAATAGAATATGTTAAGAAGAACTCGCATCTATCGGAAGAACAGATTGAATTTTACAACAAAAATGGTTTCTTGGTGATCAAGAATCTTGTCAGTGATGACAAGCTGCACCGATACAA GAAGAGATTTGAGGAAATTTGTCGAGGAGATGTTAAGGTCCCTGGTCTTATTGTCATGAAGGATGTTAGCATCATTTCATCGGAGTATGTGACAGGAGAGAAAGCCATCAACAAGATACAGGAGTTATACAACGACCCCATCCTCTTTGAATACTGTTGCCTGCCAGAG ATTCTTCACTATGTTACTTGTTTCACTGGACCAAACATCAAAGCCATGCATTCAATGCTGATCAACAAACCACCAGATCCAG GTACCTTGACCTCTCGTCATCCATTGCACCAAGACCTGTACTACTTTCCCTTCAGGCCAGCAGAAAATATTGTTGCATCATGGACAGCCATGGAGAAAGTCAATCGTGCCAATGGGTGCCTTGTGGTGGTCCCTGGTAGTCACAAAGGGGATCTCTTGGACCATGGGTATCCGGACTGGGAG ATGGGAGTGAATAAGCTTTACCACGGCATTCAGAGTTTTGATCCCAGCATGCCAAGAGTTCATTTGGAAATGGAGAAAGGTGACACTGTATTCTTTCACCCGCTCTTGATCCATGGTTCAGGATCCAACAAGACAAGTGGATTCAGAAAG GCAATCTCATGCCACTATGCTTCCTCAGACTGTTCCTACATCGATGTGAGAGGAACTAACCAGGAGAAGGTGAAGCAGGAAGCTGATGAAGTCATCCTCAAAAAATATGGACCTGATGTGGAGGTTGCCTTTGAG GATGTCTGGAGACTTCGTTCAAGACTCGTGCAGGGTGAAGACCTGAGTATGTAG
- the LOC139971406 gene encoding ciliary microtubule inner protein 6-like, giving the protein MTLYMPPLAKKKSVSGKFSPDTKRIFGRAEEPLHGGNQKVTRSEDQIRSREQKTEVTSLRPQGVGFLIQNCRTLHEPVCTIQTKGRDLNQESKWWPTSSAQAPNSQKPNYSQNTTSRGDYVRHTHVSPLATRHSSNPHNYASKGAVPVTHLPSERGPRLLVEHISYQHQYNSRQSPSLPTRGKLHGSFVWDVLHPEPEKR; this is encoded by the exons ATGACTCTGTATATGCCTCCACTGGCCAAGAAAAAATCAGTCTCCGGGAAATTTAG tCCAGACACTAAGAGAATATTTGGTAGAGCAGAGGAACCTCTACACGGTGGGAACCAGAAAGTTACTCGCAGTgaagatcagatcagatcaagAGAGCAAAAGACAGAAGTAACTTCTCTCAGACCCCAAGGAGTTGGTTTCCTTATTCAAAATTGTAGAACATTACATGAGCCTGTCTGTACCATACAGACCAAGGGGAGAGATTTAAATCAAGAAAGCAAATGGTGGCCAACGTCTTCAGCTCAAGCGCCAAACTCCCAAAAGCCCAATTACAGTCAGAACACTACCAGTCGAGGAGACTATGTTAGGCATACACATGTGTCACCTCTGGCTACTCGTCACAGCTCAAACCCACACAACTATGCATCTAAAGGCGCTG TTCCAGTCACTCATTTACCAAGTGAGAGAGGACCAAGACTGTTAGTGGAGCACATCTCTTATCAGCACCAATACAACAGCAGGCAATCACCATCTTTACCCACACGTGGCAAG CTCCATGGCAGCTTTGTTTGGGATGTTCTTCATCCTGAACCGGAGAAGAGATAA